In Malaclemys terrapin pileata isolate rMalTer1 chromosome 10, rMalTer1.hap1, whole genome shotgun sequence, the following are encoded in one genomic region:
- the LOC128844653 gene encoding zona pellucida sperm-binding protein 2-like isoform X2: protein MRLPLLQPGWSFCSMWLLLLLGCLIVPLTAGATSSMALDFPGTVSCYNDKMLIGFPRELGSDFWQVHVVDTSGEEIVDCDYMVDHERLTLTALYVNCTRLEHDQHQLRIELLLLNRTSAGDKNITYSIGCDALPADEVVPTIFTGATNCTKDFMAVVFPRLLPSFADEHMTTESQMAWILSIDDGTRTHRLSLWQAMQQGYTFLADSNNLIFQVSFGATGVTSYKQDNQMLYTVALKLSYGPPDQRLTVESRMICAPGPATCNSTHMTVAIPAFPGILSAVSVENRNIPMNQLQANGILLDARRGVKLHINRRTLKSRYEENCLGLQSYMASLRLTFNFRGEMLSMVTYPECPCDQHAPIAAVCTQDGYMDFEVLSDRTKPALDLDTIRLRDPTCKPVFKSPSNDMVRFHVPLNMCGTRQRFEGERTIYENEVRALWADLPPRRISRDSEFRLTVVCTYKSGDVSLSARISSLPPPVSSINQGPLSLILLIYPDDSYLQPYSDDQYPIVKYLQQPIFLEVQVLNRNDPNIKLVLDDCWATTSQDPSSLPRWNIVVDGCDYELDNYRTAFHPVSLAVSYPNYRQRFEVKTFAFVVGDKALTSLVYFHCSALLCDRLHLDSPLCSPRCPLSARNKRDLVKEAKNSGVASLPGPVIIVADEWPSTQEETQLREAWTTVATAATVILCLMATSLVSVALLNLKRTKAVMVN from the exons ATGAGATTGCCTCTATTGCAGCCAGGCTGGTCCTTTTGCAGCATGTG GCTGCTTCTTTTGCTTGGTTGCCTTatagtgcccttgacagctggtGCTACTAGCTCCATGGCTCTAGACTTCCCAG GGACAGTGTCTTGTTACAATGACAAAATGTTGATTGGGTTTCCCAGAGAGCTTGGAAGCGACTTCTGGCAGGTCCATGTAGTTG ATACAAGTGGTGAAGAGATTGTAGACTGTGACTACATGGTGGATCATGAGAGGCTGACTCTAACTGCTCTGTATGTGAACTGCACTAGACTAGAG CATGACCAACACCAGCTGAGaatagagctgctgctgctcaacAGGACCAGTGCAGGGGACAAGAACATAACCTACAGTATTGGCTGTGATGCTCTTCCAGCCGATGAAGTTGTCCCTACTATTTTTACAGGAGCTACAAACTGTACTAAAGACTTCATGGCA GTTGTATTTCCAAGACTCCTTCCCAGTTTTGCTGATGAACACATG ACTACAGAGTCTCAGATGGCCTGGATACTGTCCATAGATGATGGAACAAGAACACACAGGCTAAGCCTTTGGCAAGCCATGCAGCAAGGATACACATTCCTAGCTGACAGCAATAACCTAATTTTCCAGGTTTCTTTTGGTGCTACTGGAGTCACCTCTTACAAG CAAGACAACCAGATGCTGTATACTGTGGCACTCAAGCTTTCATATGGGCCTCCTGACCAGCGACTAACTGTAGAATCAAGAATGATCTGTGCACCAG GCCCAGCAACCTGTAACTCAACACACATGACTGTTGCCATCCCAGCTTTCCCAGGGATTCTCTCAGCTGTCAGTGTAGAAAATAGAAACATTCCCATGAACCAACTCCAAGCAAATGGAATTCTTCTAGATGCAAGAAGGGGAGTGAAGCTGCACATCAACAGAAGAACCCTGAAGTCCAGA TATGAGGAGAACTGCTTAGGACTTCAGTCATACATGGCATCTCTAAGGCTAACTTTCAACTTCCGTGGAGAAATGCTGTCAATGGTGACCTATCCAGAGTGTCCCTGTGACCAACATGCACCAATAG CTGCTGTGTGCACTCAGGATGGCTACATGGACTTTGAAGTACTCAGTGACAGGACAAAACCAGCCCTAGACTTGGATACCATCAGGCTAAGAGATCCTACATGCAAACCAGTCTTCAAGTCTCCCTCAAATGACATGGTTCGGTTTCATGTCCCACTGAACATGTGTGGAACAAGGCAGAGG TTTGAAGGCGAGAGGACCATTTATGAGAATGAAGTTCGTGCCTTGTGGGCAGATCTACCACCACGCAGGATTTCTAGGGACAGTGAATTCAG GCTGACAGTAGTGTGCACCTACAAAAGTGGTGATGTGTCCCTGAGCGCAAGGATAAGCAGTCTCCCTCCTCCAGTTTCTTCAATAAACCAGGGTCCTCTCTCCTTGATCCTGCTGATCTATCCAG ATGACTCCTACTTGCAGCCCTACAGTGATGACCAGTACCCCATTGTAAAATATCTGCAGCAACCAATCTTCTTGGAAGTGCAAGTTCTGAACCGCAATGACCCCAACATCAAACTGGTATTGGATGACTGTTGGGCAACAACATCACAAGATCCAAGCTCTCTGCCCCGGTGGAACATTGTTGTGGATGG GTGTGACTATGAACTGGACAACTACAGAACTGCATTTCATCCAGTGAGCCTTGCAGTCAGCTATCCCAACTATCGCCAGAGATTTGAAGTGAAGACCTTTGCCTTTGTAGTGGGTGACAAAGCTCTCACTAGCCTA GTGTATTTCCACTGCAGTGCTCTACTCTGTGACAGACTTCATCTGGACTCCCCTCTGTGTTCACCCAGATGTCCTCTGTCAGCTAGAAACAAACGAG ATCTTGTGAAAGAAGCAAAGAACTCAGGTGTAGCAAGCTTACCTGGTCCTGTTATCATTGTAGCAGATGAATGGCCTTCAACCCAAG AAGAGACTCAACTGAGAGAAGCATGGACCACTGTTGCAACAGCAGCTACTGTGATCCTTTGCCTGATGGCCACTTCATTGGTGTCAGTGGCTCTCCTTAATCTGAAGAGGACAAAAGCTGTAATGGTAAACTGA
- the LOC128844653 gene encoding zona pellucida sperm-binding protein 2-like isoform X1: MRLPLLQPGWSFCSMWLLLLLGCLIVPLTAGATSSMALDFPGTVSCYNDKMLIGFPRELGSDFWQVHVVDTSGEEIVDCDYMVDHERLTLTALYVNCTRLEHDQHQLRIELLLLNRTSAGDKNITYSIGCDALPADEVVPTIFTGATNCTKDFMAVVFPRLLPSFADEHMTTESQMAWILSIDDGTRTHRLSLWQAMQQGYTFLADSNNLIFQVSFGATGVTSYKQDNQMLYTVALKLSYGPPDQRLTVESRMICAPGPATCNSTHMTVAIPAFPGILSAVSVENRNIPMNQLQANGILLDARRGVKLHINRRTLKSRQYEENCLGLQSYMASLRLTFNFRGEMLSMVTYPECPCDQHAPIAAVCTQDGYMDFEVLSDRTKPALDLDTIRLRDPTCKPVFKSPSNDMVRFHVPLNMCGTRQRFEGERTIYENEVRALWADLPPRRISRDSEFRLTVVCTYKSGDVSLSARISSLPPPVSSINQGPLSLILLIYPDDSYLQPYSDDQYPIVKYLQQPIFLEVQVLNRNDPNIKLVLDDCWATTSQDPSSLPRWNIVVDGCDYELDNYRTAFHPVSLAVSYPNYRQRFEVKTFAFVVGDKALTSLVYFHCSALLCDRLHLDSPLCSPRCPLSARNKRDLVKEAKNSGVASLPGPVIIVADEWPSTQEETQLREAWTTVATAATVILCLMATSLVSVALLNLKRTKAVMVN, from the exons ATGAGATTGCCTCTATTGCAGCCAGGCTGGTCCTTTTGCAGCATGTG GCTGCTTCTTTTGCTTGGTTGCCTTatagtgcccttgacagctggtGCTACTAGCTCCATGGCTCTAGACTTCCCAG GGACAGTGTCTTGTTACAATGACAAAATGTTGATTGGGTTTCCCAGAGAGCTTGGAAGCGACTTCTGGCAGGTCCATGTAGTTG ATACAAGTGGTGAAGAGATTGTAGACTGTGACTACATGGTGGATCATGAGAGGCTGACTCTAACTGCTCTGTATGTGAACTGCACTAGACTAGAG CATGACCAACACCAGCTGAGaatagagctgctgctgctcaacAGGACCAGTGCAGGGGACAAGAACATAACCTACAGTATTGGCTGTGATGCTCTTCCAGCCGATGAAGTTGTCCCTACTATTTTTACAGGAGCTACAAACTGTACTAAAGACTTCATGGCA GTTGTATTTCCAAGACTCCTTCCCAGTTTTGCTGATGAACACATG ACTACAGAGTCTCAGATGGCCTGGATACTGTCCATAGATGATGGAACAAGAACACACAGGCTAAGCCTTTGGCAAGCCATGCAGCAAGGATACACATTCCTAGCTGACAGCAATAACCTAATTTTCCAGGTTTCTTTTGGTGCTACTGGAGTCACCTCTTACAAG CAAGACAACCAGATGCTGTATACTGTGGCACTCAAGCTTTCATATGGGCCTCCTGACCAGCGACTAACTGTAGAATCAAGAATGATCTGTGCACCAG GCCCAGCAACCTGTAACTCAACACACATGACTGTTGCCATCCCAGCTTTCCCAGGGATTCTCTCAGCTGTCAGTGTAGAAAATAGAAACATTCCCATGAACCAACTCCAAGCAAATGGAATTCTTCTAGATGCAAGAAGGGGAGTGAAGCTGCACATCAACAGAAGAACCCTGAAGTCCAGA CAGTATGAGGAGAACTGCTTAGGACTTCAGTCATACATGGCATCTCTAAGGCTAACTTTCAACTTCCGTGGAGAAATGCTGTCAATGGTGACCTATCCAGAGTGTCCCTGTGACCAACATGCACCAATAG CTGCTGTGTGCACTCAGGATGGCTACATGGACTTTGAAGTACTCAGTGACAGGACAAAACCAGCCCTAGACTTGGATACCATCAGGCTAAGAGATCCTACATGCAAACCAGTCTTCAAGTCTCCCTCAAATGACATGGTTCGGTTTCATGTCCCACTGAACATGTGTGGAACAAGGCAGAGG TTTGAAGGCGAGAGGACCATTTATGAGAATGAAGTTCGTGCCTTGTGGGCAGATCTACCACCACGCAGGATTTCTAGGGACAGTGAATTCAG GCTGACAGTAGTGTGCACCTACAAAAGTGGTGATGTGTCCCTGAGCGCAAGGATAAGCAGTCTCCCTCCTCCAGTTTCTTCAATAAACCAGGGTCCTCTCTCCTTGATCCTGCTGATCTATCCAG ATGACTCCTACTTGCAGCCCTACAGTGATGACCAGTACCCCATTGTAAAATATCTGCAGCAACCAATCTTCTTGGAAGTGCAAGTTCTGAACCGCAATGACCCCAACATCAAACTGGTATTGGATGACTGTTGGGCAACAACATCACAAGATCCAAGCTCTCTGCCCCGGTGGAACATTGTTGTGGATGG GTGTGACTATGAACTGGACAACTACAGAACTGCATTTCATCCAGTGAGCCTTGCAGTCAGCTATCCCAACTATCGCCAGAGATTTGAAGTGAAGACCTTTGCCTTTGTAGTGGGTGACAAAGCTCTCACTAGCCTA GTGTATTTCCACTGCAGTGCTCTACTCTGTGACAGACTTCATCTGGACTCCCCTCTGTGTTCACCCAGATGTCCTCTGTCAGCTAGAAACAAACGAG ATCTTGTGAAAGAAGCAAAGAACTCAGGTGTAGCAAGCTTACCTGGTCCTGTTATCATTGTAGCAGATGAATGGCCTTCAACCCAAG AAGAGACTCAACTGAGAGAAGCATGGACCACTGTTGCAACAGCAGCTACTGTGATCCTTTGCCTGATGGCCACTTCATTGGTGTCAGTGGCTCTCCTTAATCTGAAGAGGACAAAAGCTGTAATGGTAAACTGA
- the LOC128844656 gene encoding zona pellucida sperm-binding protein 2-like, with protein MKLLLLQPGWSFCSMWLLLVLGCLIVPLTTGVNSSMALDFPGTVSCYNDKMLIGLPRELGSNFWQVHVADARGEEIVDCDYVVDHERLTLTALYVNCTRLEHERHQLRIKLLLLNKTVARDKNVTYSIGCDALQADDVIPTTFTGATNCTKDFMAVVFPRLIPSFADEHVTTESQMAWILSIDDGTRTHRLSLWQAMQQGYTFLADSNNLIFQVSFGATGVTSYKQDNQMLYTVALKLSYGPPDQRLTVESRMICAPGPATCNSTHMTVAIPAFPGILSAVSIENRNIPMNELQANGIALDTQRGVKLHINRRILKSRLYEESCLGLQSYMASLRLTFNFHGEMLSMVTYPECPCDQHAPIAAVCTQDGYMDFEVLSDRTKPALDLDTIRLRDPTCKPVFKSPSNDMVRFHVPLNMCGTRQRFEGERTIYENEVRALWADLPPRRISRDSEFRLTVVCTYRSGDASLSARISSLPPPVSSINQGPLSLILLIYPDDSYLQPYSDDQYPIVKYLQQPIFLEVQVLNRNDPNIKLVLDDCWATTSQDPSSLPQWNIVVDGCDYELDNYRTVFHPVGLAVSYPNYRQRFEVKTFAFVSDGKALTSLVYFHCSALLCDRLHLDSPLCSPRCPQSARNKRDIVMQAENSGVASLPGPVIFVAEEWPSTQEETQLRDGAWTTVAAATVILGLMVTALVSL; from the exons ATGAAATTGCTTCTATTGCAGCCAGGCTGGTCCTTTTGCAGCATGTG GCTGCTTCTTGTACTTGGTTGCCTTATAGTGCCCTTGACAACTGGTGTTAATAGTTCCATGGCTCTAGACTTCCCAG GGACAGTATCTTGTTATAATGACAAAATGTTGATTGGGTTACCCAGAGAGCTTGGAAGCAACTTCTGGCAGGTCCATGTAGCTG atGCAAGAGGTGAAGAGATTGTAGACTGTGACTATGTGGTGGATCATGAGAGGCTGACTCTAACTGCTCTGTATGTGAACTGCACTAGACTAGAG CATGAGAGACACCAGCTGAGaataaagctgctgctgcttaacAAGACAGTTGCAAGGGACAAGAATGTAACCTACAGTATTGGTTGTGATGCTCTTCAAGCAGATGATGTCATCCCTACTACTTTTACAGGAGCTACAAACTGTACTAAAGACTTCATGGCA GTTGTATTTCCAAGactcattcccagctttgctGATGAACATGTG ACTACAGAATCTCAGATGGCCTGGATACTGTCCATAGATGATGGAACAAGAACACACAGGCTAAGCCTTTGGCAAGCCATGCAGCAAGGATACACATTCCTAGCTGACAGCAACAACCTAATCTTCCAGGTTTCTTTTGGTGCTACTGGAGTCACCTCCTACAAG CAAGACAACCAGATGCTGTATACTGTGGCACTCAAGCTTTCATATGGGCCTCCTGACCAGCGACTAACTGTAGAATCAAGAATGATCTGTGCACCAG GTCCAGCAACCTGTAACTCAACACACATGACTGTTGCCATCCCAGCTTTCCCAGGGATCCTCTCAGCTGTGAGTATAGAAAACAGAAACATTCCCATGAATGAACTCCAAGCAAATGGAATTGCTCTGGACACACAAAGGGGAGTGAAACTGCACATCAACAGAAGAATCCTGAAGTCCAGA CTGTATGAGGAGAGCTGCTTAGGGCTTCAGTCATACATGGCATCTCTAAGGCTAACTTTCAACTTCCATGGAGAAATGCTGTCAATGGTGACTTATCCAGAGTGTCCCTGTGACCAACATGCACCAATAG CTGCTGTGTGCACTCAGGATGGCTACATGGACTTTGAAGTACTCAGTGACAGGACAAAACCAGCCCTAGACTTGGATACCATCAGGCTAAGAGATCCTACATGCAAACCAGTCTTCAAGTCTCCCTCAAATGACATGGTTCGGTTTCATGTCCCACTGAACATGTGTGGAACAAGGCAGAGG TTTGAAGGCGAGAGGACCATTTATGAGAATGAAGTTCGTGCTTTGTGGGCAGATCTACCACCACGCAGGATTTCTAGGGACAGTGAATTCAG GCTGACAGTAGTGTGCACCTACAGAAGTGGTGATGCGTCCCTGAGCGCAAGGATAAGCAGTCTCCCTCCTCCAGTTTCTTCAATAAACCAGGGTCCTCTCTCCTTGATCCTGCTGATCTATCCAG ATGACTCCTACTTGCAGCCCTACAGTGATGACCAGTACCCCATTGTGAAATATCTACAGCAACCAATCTTCTTGGAAGTGCAAGTTCTGAACCGCAATGACCCCAACATCAAACTGGTATTGGATGACTGTTGGGCAACAACCTCACAAGATCCAAGCTCTCTGCCCCAGTGGAACATTGTTGTGGATGG GTGTGACTATGAACTGGACAActacagaactgtatttcatCCAGTGGGCCTAGCAGTCAGCTATCCCAACTATCGccagagatttgaagtgaaaacCTTTGCCTTTGTCTCAGATGGCAAGGCTCTCACTAGCCTA GTGTACTTCCACTGCAGTGCGCTACTCTGTGACAGACTTCATCTGGATTCCCCTCTGTGTTCACCAAGATGTCCTCAGTCAGCCAGAAACAAACGAG ATATTGTGATGCAAGCAGAGAACTCTGGTGTAGCAAGCTTACCTGGTCCTGTTATCTTTGTAGCAGAGGAATGGCCTTCAACCCAAG AAGAAACTCAACTGAGAGATGGGGCATGGACCACTGTAGCAGCAGCTACAGTGATCCTTGGTCTGATGGTCACTGCACTGGTGtctctttaa